Proteins encoded in a region of the Paenibacillus pedocola genome:
- a CDS encoding Dabb family protein, with amino-acid sequence MIINNLMIKLKEHSPESIAAARDKLLSMQGKIEYIRDLRVETDIRSGAYDLMLIVQYETMEDLEAYLVHPVHVEVSGYIAGVLESAASFCYET; translated from the coding sequence ATGATCATTAATAATTTGATGATTAAGCTGAAAGAACACAGTCCTGAGAGTATTGCTGCCGCAAGGGACAAGCTGCTCAGCATGCAAGGGAAGATAGAGTACATCCGGGATTTGCGGGTGGAGACGGATATCCGCAGCGGTGCTTACGATCTGATGCTGATTGTTCAATATGAGACGATGGAAGACCTCGAAGCCTATCTTGTCCATCCTGTTCATGTTGAGGTATCCGGGTATATTGCCGGTGTGCTGGAATCGGCGGCGTCTTTTTGCTATGAAACCTAG
- a CDS encoding GNAT family N-acetyltransferase, whose amino-acid sequence MQIRTENVKDYEQVFQLNEIAFGNREDEAKLVERIRASEEFITELSIVAEEAGEIVGHVLISGAKVMEDDREHQVIVLAPIAVRPDYQGRGVGGLLIEEGKRRAAKLGFGAVLLIGYPSYYPRFGFVPARAYGLELLQFPVEDDVFQVCELHEGGLNGLRGELKYPAAFF is encoded by the coding sequence ATGCAGATTAGAACCGAAAATGTAAAGGATTATGAACAGGTCTTTCAATTGAATGAGATTGCGTTCGGCAATCGTGAGGATGAAGCGAAGCTGGTTGAAAGAATTAGAGCTTCTGAAGAGTTTATTACGGAGCTGTCCATAGTTGCTGAAGAGGCGGGAGAGATTGTCGGCCATGTCTTGATCAGCGGAGCCAAGGTAATGGAGGATGACCGGGAACATCAGGTGATTGTGCTGGCACCGATTGCGGTTCGTCCGGATTACCAGGGAAGAGGCGTCGGCGGGCTGCTGATTGAAGAGGGGAAAAGACGGGCCGCGAAGCTGGGCTTCGGTGCAGTCCTGCTGATCGGATATCCCTCGTATTATCCCAGATTCGGTTTTGTACCGGCGAGAGCCTATGGGCTGGAGCTTCTGCAGTTCCCGGTGGAGGACGATGTGTTTCAGGTATGTGAGCTACATGAAGGCGGGCTGAACGGTCTTCGGGGTGAGCTGAAATATCCTGCTGCATTCTTTTGA
- a CDS encoding WGxxGxxG family protein encodes MLKVKTMFLTVLIVSSLGASAAFADSVENTSTTNSGNTDTTQVQAADNNDDEDHGNWGLLGLLGLAGLAGLKRRDRDVHVNRTTDRH; translated from the coding sequence ATGTTAAAAGTTAAGACAATGTTTCTGACGGTACTCATCGTTTCAAGTCTTGGTGCATCGGCAGCCTTTGCGGATTCAGTAGAGAATACCAGCACCACTAATTCTGGTAACACTGACACCACTCAAGTGCAAGCTGCAGACAACAATGATGATGAGGATCACGGTAACTGGGGCCTGCTGGGTCTGTTGGGTTTAGCGGGATTGGCCGGTTTGAAACGGCGGGACCGGGATGTCCATGTCAACCGGACAACGGATAGACATTAA
- a CDS encoding ABC transporter ATP-binding protein produces MERREEGMPDFEQLFMSREIKKDRPFHTLLLLYRGMRINLLVSLLFYILKHAPTWVIPVITADIINHLSRPDLSSLNWLWLDLAIVSVVIVQNIPSAYMHVSFMSRSSRQVEAGLRGTLIRKLQHLSMTYHTDLRAGRLQSKVLRDVETIETLSKQMMYSFVPAVTNVLIAITITAFKSLQVTLFFVLVIPFGVLLITFFRKKIRTRNREFRRQIENMSGQVAETVEMIPVTRAHGLEEVEIGKVDTTLSELKGKGYRLDITEALFGASSWVVFTLFQLLCLGFTCVLAYQGKIQVGDVVMYQGFFSTILASINSLLGVYPQFARGFESIYSISEVLTSTQIEEYQGTAAVDSLRGAYEFRQVQFSYKDTDKHVLKDFNLTVRPGECIALVGESGAGKSTVLNMVVGFYRPTGGMILVDGRPLDELDMRMYRQKLAVVPQSTVLFSGTIRSNITFGLTDVPDSKLEEVIRLANLQDVISQMPQGIDTLIGEHGGKLSGGQRQRIAIARAMIRDPEIILLDEATSALDNISEFIVQKAMRELMRGRTTFIVAHRLSTIRDADRIVVMKDGQVAEAGTFEELMSRKGAFYELKQLQG; encoded by the coding sequence ATGGAGCGCAGAGAAGAGGGCATGCCGGACTTTGAACAGCTGTTTATGAGCCGGGAAATCAAGAAGGACCGCCCATTCCATACGCTGCTGCTGCTGTACAGAGGGATGAGAATCAATCTGCTCGTCTCGCTGTTGTTCTATATCCTTAAGCATGCTCCGACCTGGGTCATACCCGTAATTACCGCCGATATTATTAATCATCTCAGCCGCCCGGACTTAAGCAGTCTGAATTGGCTATGGCTCGATCTGGCGATTGTATCCGTTGTCATTGTGCAGAATATTCCGTCCGCCTATATGCATGTCAGCTTCATGAGCCGGTCTTCCCGTCAGGTTGAGGCGGGTTTACGCGGCACTCTGATCCGCAAGCTCCAGCATCTGTCCATGACCTACCATACGGATCTGCGGGCCGGGCGGCTGCAGTCCAAGGTGCTGCGTGATGTGGAAACTATCGAGACACTGTCCAAGCAGATGATGTATTCCTTTGTCCCGGCTGTAACTAATGTGCTGATCGCCATCACCATTACCGCCTTCAAAAGCTTGCAGGTAACCCTGTTCTTCGTGCTGGTCATTCCTTTTGGCGTCCTGCTGATTACGTTCTTCCGGAAAAAAATCCGTACCCGCAACCGTGAATTCCGCCGCCAGATTGAGAACATGTCCGGACAGGTGGCGGAAACGGTGGAGATGATCCCGGTGACCCGGGCACACGGGCTGGAAGAAGTGGAAATCGGCAAAGTGGATACGACGCTGTCTGAGCTGAAGGGAAAAGGATACCGGCTCGATATCACCGAAGCGCTGTTCGGGGCTTCCAGCTGGGTCGTGTTCACACTGTTTCAGTTGCTGTGTCTCGGCTTCACCTGCGTACTCGCGTATCAGGGGAAGATTCAGGTCGGGGATGTGGTCATGTATCAGGGGTTTTTCTCGACGATTCTGGCCTCGATCAACAGTCTGCTGGGTGTATATCCGCAATTCGCCAGGGGGTTTGAGTCCATCTATTCGATCTCGGAGGTGCTGACCTCCACGCAAATTGAAGAATATCAGGGAACTGCGGCGGTAGACTCGCTGCGCGGTGCTTATGAATTCCGCCAGGTGCAGTTCAGCTATAAAGATACAGACAAGCATGTGCTCAAGGATTTCAATTTAACCGTCCGACCCGGGGAATGCATCGCACTGGTGGGTGAATCGGGTGCGGGCAAATCTACGGTGCTTAACATGGTGGTGGGATTTTACCGGCCGACCGGCGGCATGATATTGGTGGACGGCAGGCCGCTGGATGAGCTGGATATGCGCATGTACCGCCAGAAGCTGGCTGTCGTGCCGCAGAGCACCGTGCTGTTCTCAGGCACCATCCGCAGCAATATCACCTTCGGGCTGACGGATGTACCGGACAGCAAGCTCGAGGAGGTCATCCGGCTGGCCAATCTGCAGGATGTGATCTCTCAGATGCCGCAGGGCATCGATACACTGATTGGGGAACACGGCGGCAAGCTGTCAGGCGGACAACGCCAGCGGATTGCCATTGCCCGGGCGATGATCCGTGATCCGGAGATTATTTTGCTGGATGAAGCCACCTCTGCCCTCGACAACATCTCTGAGTTTATTGTCCAAAAAGCGATGCGGGAGCTGATGCGCGGGCGGACCACCTTTATCGTGGCTCACCGGCTGTCGACCATCCGCGATGCGGACCGGATTGTGGTCATGAAGGACGGGCAGGTAGCAGAGGCTGGAACCTTTGAAGAGCTGATGAGCCGCAAAGGCGCTTTTTATGAGCTGAAGCAGCTGCAGGGTTGA
- a CDS encoding pectinesterase family protein: MLVGKEAFCDYQTITEAVDVLEQLPAGEAQTLYILAGVYEENVRIYRSDLTITGIGEVMIRSNRYARQLDETGEEQGTFATPTLFLGGSRLIVENLIVVNTAGQGPDIGQALALYAHCDETVFRNCTFKGHQDTIFTGPLPAANKHGGPFGGIPLQERREICRQLYTGCYIEGTVDFIFGGAAAYFEHCEIRSLKSTNEGSGFITAASTPQGQSYGYVFDECYLTAAEGVSGVYLGRPWRGYARTEFVNCRLGSHIHPSGWDYWGNPANETTVRYREYGIADDDKLREQRVPWALLPGEGEAGPDKAQVFAGTEFWK; the protein is encoded by the coding sequence ATGCTGGTGGGAAAAGAAGCCTTCTGCGATTATCAGACAATCACAGAGGCGGTAGATGTACTTGAGCAGCTGCCTGCGGGTGAAGCCCAGACGCTGTATATTTTGGCTGGCGTGTATGAAGAGAATGTGAGGATATACCGGTCGGACCTGACGATAACCGGCATCGGAGAGGTGATGATCAGGAGTAACCGCTATGCCCGGCAGCTGGATGAAACCGGAGAAGAACAAGGGACCTTCGCCACACCGACCCTGTTTCTGGGCGGCAGCAGGCTGATTGTTGAGAACCTTATCGTTGTCAATACCGCGGGGCAAGGCCCTGATATCGGGCAGGCTCTTGCCTTGTATGCCCATTGCGATGAAACAGTGTTCCGCAACTGTACGTTTAAGGGGCATCAGGACACTATCTTTACCGGCCCGCTGCCGGCGGCCAACAAGCACGGTGGCCCCTTCGGCGGCATCCCGCTGCAGGAGCGGCGTGAAATCTGCCGCCAGCTGTACACGGGCTGTTATATCGAAGGGACGGTGGACTTTATTTTCGGCGGAGCGGCCGCCTATTTTGAGCATTGTGAAATCCGCAGCCTGAAGTCCACTAACGAAGGGTCCGGCTTCATAACAGCAGCGTCTACTCCGCAGGGGCAGAGCTACGGGTATGTTTTTGATGAATGTTATCTGACGGCTGCCGAAGGTGTATCCGGAGTGTATCTTGGACGCCCATGGCGCGGTTATGCTAGGACGGAGTTTGTGAATTGCCGGCTCGGATCCCATATTCATCCCTCCGGCTGGGATTACTGGGGCAATCCGGCCAATGAAACAACGGTCCGTTACCGGGAATACGGCATAGCGGATGATGATAAGCTGCGGGAGCAGCGTGTGCCTTGGGCCCTTTTACCAGGGGAGGGGGAGGCTGGGCCGGATAAAGCGCAGGTCTTTGCTGGGACGGAGTTCTGGAAGTAG
- a CDS encoding tagaturonate reductase, with the protein MTKRLSRSTQPGLPVYPERMIQFGEGNFMRAFVDWQLQQMNNQGLFNGSAVLVQPIGQGLGALMAEQDNLYTVLLNGIMQQQTVNSREIIASVSRVISPYEDYAAYLALAEDDGLEFITSNTTEAGIAYHAGELNDAPPKSFPAKLTALLYRRFELGKKGFVIIPCELIDRNGEKLREIVQQYAAEWQLGDAFDKWLVEENTFCCSLVDRIVPGYPRDKAAQLEAELGYLDNLMVTAEPFLFWVIEGPAWLSEKLPLAEAGLNVVVTDDMTPYRERKVHLLNGPHTAMVPLAMMAGLKTVEDVMNDETFLRFVQDLMNDELIPMLDLPADELTSYSAAVLERFKNPFVRHELASISLNSISKFKSRLLPVLLRYQQERGKLPELMTLAFAALLLSYRGDRVARQDGAEVLEVFDLAWSHPGSFVQTILKNDSLWGQDLTLVPGLADAIAAKLQELESTDSRAVLQQVVS; encoded by the coding sequence ATGACAAAACGCCTATCCAGAAGCACCCAGCCCGGCTTGCCCGTGTATCCTGAACGAATGATCCAATTCGGTGAAGGCAACTTCATGCGCGCCTTTGTAGACTGGCAGCTGCAGCAGATGAACAACCAGGGATTGTTTAACGGCAGTGCAGTGCTGGTACAGCCGATCGGCCAGGGGCTTGGCGCACTGATGGCTGAACAGGATAATCTGTACACCGTGCTGCTAAACGGCATCATGCAGCAGCAGACCGTGAATTCCCGGGAGATCATCGCAAGCGTCAGCCGGGTCATCAGTCCCTACGAAGACTACGCAGCCTATCTGGCATTGGCTGAGGACGATGGACTTGAATTCATCACCTCCAACACCACCGAAGCCGGTATTGCCTATCACGCGGGAGAGCTGAATGATGCTCCGCCGAAGAGCTTCCCGGCCAAACTGACGGCACTGCTCTATAGACGTTTTGAGCTGGGCAAAAAGGGCTTTGTCATAATCCCCTGCGAGCTGATTGATCGCAACGGTGAGAAGCTGCGGGAGATTGTGCAGCAGTACGCTGCTGAGTGGCAGCTGGGCGATGCCTTCGATAAATGGTTAGTTGAAGAGAACACCTTCTGCTGCAGCCTGGTGGACCGGATCGTGCCGGGATACCCGCGTGATAAGGCAGCTCAACTGGAAGCAGAACTGGGCTATCTGGACAATCTGATGGTCACCGCCGAGCCTTTCCTGTTCTGGGTGATTGAAGGCCCCGCATGGCTGTCCGAGAAGCTGCCGCTGGCGGAAGCCGGACTTAACGTCGTTGTGACTGACGATATGACCCCTTACCGTGAACGCAAGGTGCATCTGCTGAACGGCCCGCATACCGCAATGGTGCCGCTTGCCATGATGGCCGGCCTGAAAACTGTCGAAGATGTAATGAATGACGAGACCTTCTTACGGTTTGTACAGGATCTGATGAACGATGAGCTGATCCCGATGCTGGATCTGCCTGCTGACGAGCTGACCTCCTACTCTGCTGCTGTACTGGAGCGGTTCAAGAATCCGTTCGTCCGTCATGAGCTGGCATCCATCTCACTGAACAGCATATCTAAATTCAAGTCCCGGCTGCTTCCGGTTCTGCTCCGCTACCAGCAGGAGCGCGGTAAATTGCCTGAGCTGATGACGCTCGCCTTTGCCGCCCTGCTGCTTAGCTACCGGGGAGACCGTGTGGCACGTCAGGACGGTGCCGAAGTACTGGAAGTATTCGATCTGGCCTGGAGCCATCCGGGCAGCTTCGTGCAGACCATCCTGAAGAATGACAGCCTGTGGGGCCAGGATCTGACACTGGTGCCAGGTCTGGCTGACGCCATCGCGGCCAAACTTCAGGAGCTTGAGAGCACAGACAGCCGTGCCGTGCTGCAGCAGGTTGTGAGCTGA
- a CDS encoding UxaA family hydrolase → MKRLMKMNPRDTVAVALRPIPAGEQLEFEGLTLQAGQDIPQGHKIALTAFAPDDVITKYGYPIGHAIAPIAAGDWVHTHNIKTNLAGEEEYDYKPELHPVTYPKRELTFQGYRRANGKVGIRNDLFIIPTVGCVNGIAEQMLTEFKAAHPDLGGFDNFTVLKHPYGCSQLGDDHRMTRSILLDAVNHPNAGGVLVFGLGCENNIVAEFRSMLGDYDESRVKFLVAQEVGDEVEAGLALLEELYEAAKDDAREPVPLSELNIGLKCGGSDGFSGITANPLLGAFSDFIISQGGTSVLTEVPEMFGAEKMLMARAESREVYEDIVSLINNFKQYFLSYGEPVYENPSPGNKAGGISTLEDKSLGCTQKAGTSPVVDVLQYGVKLRKKGLSLLQAPGNDLVAASALAASDCQLVLFTTGRGTPFGSFVPTVKVATNNELFAKKGHWMDFNAGPLLEVPMAEVLEEFISYIIAVASGQKTRNEQNEVRELAIFKTGVTL, encoded by the coding sequence ATGAAACGATTAATGAAAATGAACCCAAGGGATACGGTGGCTGTAGCGCTGCGCCCCATCCCTGCCGGTGAACAGCTTGAGTTCGAAGGGCTGACGCTGCAGGCAGGCCAGGATATCCCTCAGGGCCACAAAATTGCATTAACCGCCTTCGCACCGGATGACGTAATCACCAAATACGGCTATCCCATCGGCCACGCGATTGCTCCAATTGCAGCGGGCGACTGGGTCCATACGCATAACATCAAGACCAACCTTGCCGGAGAAGAGGAATATGACTATAAGCCCGAGCTCCATCCGGTCACCTATCCGAAGCGGGAGTTGACCTTTCAAGGCTACCGGCGTGCTAACGGCAAGGTCGGCATCCGCAATGACCTGTTCATTATCCCTACAGTCGGCTGTGTGAATGGCATTGCCGAACAAATGCTGACGGAGTTCAAGGCCGCGCATCCGGATCTCGGCGGCTTTGACAATTTCACTGTGCTGAAGCATCCTTACGGCTGCTCACAGCTTGGAGATGATCACCGCATGACCCGCAGTATCCTGCTGGATGCCGTGAATCACCCCAATGCCGGAGGTGTGCTCGTGTTCGGCCTCGGCTGTGAGAACAATATCGTCGCAGAATTCCGGAGCATGCTTGGCGATTACGACGAATCACGGGTCAAATTCCTTGTAGCCCAAGAGGTGGGCGATGAGGTCGAGGCCGGGCTTGCCCTGCTGGAGGAGCTGTATGAAGCCGCAAAGGATGATGCCCGCGAGCCGGTTCCGCTCAGCGAGCTGAACATCGGCCTGAAATGCGGCGGCTCTGACGGCTTCTCCGGCATTACCGCCAACCCGCTGCTGGGTGCCTTCTCCGATTTCATCATCTCCCAGGGCGGCACTTCGGTATTGACGGAAGTACCGGAAATGTTCGGTGCAGAGAAAATGCTGATGGCCCGTGCAGAGAGCCGTGAGGTCTACGAAGATATCGTCTCCCTGATCAATAATTTCAAGCAGTACTTCCTCTCCTACGGTGAACCGGTGTACGAGAATCCTTCGCCGGGCAATAAGGCCGGAGGCATCAGTACCCTGGAGGACAAATCGCTCGGCTGTACCCAAAAGGCCGGAACCTCTCCGGTCGTCGATGTGCTGCAATACGGCGTGAAGCTGCGCAAAAAAGGCCTCAGCCTGCTGCAGGCGCCGGGCAACGACCTTGTGGCCGCTTCCGCGCTGGCTGCCTCCGACTGCCAGCTGGTGCTGTTCACCACCGGCCGGGGAACACCGTTCGGCAGCTTCGTGCCTACAGTTAAGGTAGCTACCAACAATGAGCTATTTGCCAAAAAAGGCCACTGGATGGACTTCAACGCCGGGCCGCTGCTGGAAGTGCCGATGGCCGAAGTGCTCGAAGAATTTATTAGTTATATTATCGCAGTTGCCAGCGGCCAAAAAACACGTAATGAGCAGAACGAAGTACGCGAGCTGGCCATTTTCAAAACCGGAGTAACGCTATAA
- the uxaC gene encoding glucuronate isomerase yields MFLNDDFLLTTEPARQLFHQHAKAMPIIDYHCHLDPREIYEDQPFKNLTAAWLYGDHYKWRLMRANGVPESHITGDATDYDKFLAWARTLPKAVGNPLYSWTHLELRRFFGVSELLNEDSAPAIWEQVNRKLAEPEFTRRGLIRSSRVKTICTTDDPADSLVYHKLLKEGEKDFSVFPTFRPDKALNIDAPGFPAWLKALEEAAGTPVNTYAELLDTLRARVEFFHYHGCRLSDHALDVLRYRAGSVAEAQAIFAKRQEGAELSPEEITLYRTELLTALIGFYHDKGWTMQLHIHAYRNNNTPMFQKLGPDTGYDGINDLSITESLSKLLDRAECGSGLPKTILYSLNPRDYPALLALMGCYQKDTAGKMQLGSGWWYNDTRSGMRQQLTLLADNSLLGNFVGMLTDSRSFLSYTRHEYFRRVLCGLIGELVERGEAPDDMELLGQLVRDISYNNAAGYFGFPSAE; encoded by the coding sequence ATGTTTTTAAACGACGATTTTTTATTAACCACCGAACCTGCCCGGCAGCTCTTCCATCAACATGCCAAAGCGATGCCGATCATCGACTACCACTGCCACCTCGACCCGCGGGAAATTTATGAGGACCAGCCATTCAAAAACCTGACTGCTGCCTGGCTCTACGGCGATCACTACAAATGGCGGCTGATGCGTGCAAATGGGGTTCCGGAATCACATATTACCGGAGACGCTACGGATTACGACAAATTCCTGGCCTGGGCCAGAACGCTTCCCAAAGCTGTCGGCAACCCGCTCTACAGCTGGACCCATCTGGAGCTGCGCCGCTTCTTCGGTGTATCAGAGCTGCTGAATGAGGATTCTGCCCCGGCCATCTGGGAGCAAGTGAACCGCAAGCTGGCTGAACCGGAATTCACACGGCGGGGGCTGATCCGCAGTTCCCGTGTAAAAACGATCTGCACCACCGATGATCCGGCGGATTCGCTTGTATATCATAAGCTGCTGAAGGAAGGAGAAAAGGATTTCAGCGTATTCCCGACCTTCCGTCCTGACAAGGCGCTGAACATTGATGCTCCCGGGTTCCCCGCTTGGCTTAAAGCACTGGAAGAGGCTGCCGGAACGCCAGTAAACACGTATGCCGAACTGCTTGACACGCTGCGCGCACGTGTTGAATTCTTCCATTACCACGGCTGCCGCCTGTCTGACCATGCGCTGGATGTGCTGCGTTACCGCGCCGGATCTGTCGCTGAAGCCCAGGCCATCTTCGCCAAAAGACAGGAAGGCGCTGAGCTGTCTCCAGAGGAAATTACGCTCTACCGCACGGAGCTGCTTACCGCACTCATCGGCTTCTATCATGATAAAGGCTGGACCATGCAGCTGCATATCCACGCGTACCGTAACAATAATACACCGATGTTCCAGAAGCTGGGGCCGGATACTGGATACGACGGCATTAATGACTTGTCCATTACCGAAAGCCTGTCCAAGCTGCTCGACCGGGCCGAATGCGGATCAGGATTACCTAAGACGATCCTCTACTCGCTTAATCCGAGGGATTATCCCGCACTCCTGGCTTTGATGGGCTGCTACCAAAAGGATACTGCAGGCAAAATGCAGCTCGGCTCCGGCTGGTGGTATAACGATACCCGCAGCGGTATGCGCCAGCAGCTCACCCTGCTTGCCGACAACAGCCTGCTGGGTAACTTCGTTGGCATGCTGACCGACTCCCGCAGCTTTCTCTCTTACACCCGCCACGAATATTTCCGCCGGGTGCTGTGCGGCCTGATCGGAGAGCTCGTTGAACGCGGAGAAGCACCAGACGACATGGAGCTGTTGGGACAGCTGGTCCGGGATATCTCCTATAACAATGCCGCCGGTTATTTCGGATTTCCGTCTGCGGAATAA
- a CDS encoding alpha/beta hydrolase: MLQVCLEGDGAAPEESGVSILSLYPLPVQEERPFILVLPGGGYHHLARHEGEPVAQWLNSLGIHAGVLKYQTQDIDPSLLIKDVEDALVWVREAPKEWNVRPGQIGLTGFSAGGHLAAITAVTAAAESKPDLLLLGYPVITFEEPFAHAGSRLNLLGANPVEASLIAYSADRQVDSRTPPAFIWATANDASVPVENSLKFAASLSQSGIPFELHIFEEGRHGLGLSAGNEECRQWLQLCASWLKKHHYVTEEED, encoded by the coding sequence ATGCTGCAGGTATGCCTTGAAGGGGATGGAGCTGCGCCGGAGGAGTCCGGCGTGTCCATCCTCTCCCTCTATCCTCTCCCTGTTCAGGAGGAGCGGCCTTTTATTCTTGTCCTGCCCGGAGGAGGCTATCATCATCTGGCCCGGCATGAGGGGGAACCGGTAGCTCAGTGGCTGAACAGCCTCGGCATTCATGCCGGGGTGCTGAAATACCAGACGCAGGATATTGATCCGTCCCTGCTGATCAAGGATGTAGAGGATGCACTGGTCTGGGTCCGTGAGGCACCGAAAGAATGGAACGTCCGCCCAGGGCAGATTGGTCTTACCGGCTTCTCGGCAGGCGGGCATCTTGCGGCTATTACTGCCGTCACCGCTGCCGCGGAATCTAAGCCGGATCTGCTGCTGCTGGGCTATCCCGTTATCACCTTCGAGGAGCCCTTCGCCCATGCCGGAAGCCGCCTGAATCTGCTTGGGGCGAATCCCGTGGAGGCAAGCCTCATAGCATATTCGGCGGACCGGCAGGTTGACAGCAGGACACCTCCCGCCTTCATTTGGGCTACGGCGAACGATGCCAGCGTTCCGGTGGAGAACAGCCTGAAATTTGCCGCTTCATTATCTCAGAGCGGCATTCCATTTGAGCTGCATATTTTTGAAGAAGGACGCCACGGACTCGGCTTATCCGCCGGGAATGAGGAATGCCGGCAATGGCTGCAGCTCTGTGCAAGCTGGCTAAAGAAACATCACTATGTGACAGAGGAGGAAGATTGA
- a CDS encoding rhamnogalacturonan acetylesterase, whose protein sequence is MPTLYIAGDSTAALKGAEAKPMAGWGEYLQKHFGPEVIIDNRAINGRSTKSFLAEGRLADIERDFRPGDFLLIQFGHNDEKQEDPSRYTDPDTGYKQNLQLYIESARSRGGHPVLLTSVSRRRFTAEGEPDPLAVGAYPAAMRAVAELTGTPMLDIFAASQQLYRTLGFEGSQHLFMHLPPGQHPNYPDGVTDDTHFSTEGAKRIAELVAVAIRECSALSGLHPSLHLNADT, encoded by the coding sequence ATGCCAACACTATATATTGCCGGGGACTCTACTGCCGCCCTAAAGGGTGCGGAGGCAAAACCGATGGCAGGATGGGGTGAATATCTCCAGAAGCATTTCGGACCGGAGGTTATCATCGACAACCGCGCCATCAATGGGCGGAGTACCAAGTCGTTTCTGGCAGAAGGACGCCTAGCGGACATCGAGCGAGATTTCCGGCCCGGAGACTTCCTGCTGATCCAGTTCGGACATAATGACGAGAAGCAGGAAGATCCGTCCCGGTACACCGATCCTGATACCGGGTATAAGCAGAATCTGCAGCTGTATATTGAATCTGCCCGCAGCAGGGGCGGGCATCCTGTCCTGCTAACCTCCGTAAGCCGCCGCCGCTTCACTGCGGAGGGTGAACCCGATCCGCTGGCGGTCGGAGCCTATCCTGCGGCCATGCGTGCTGTGGCGGAGCTGACCGGAACCCCGATGCTCGATATTTTCGCTGCCTCCCAGCAGTTGTACCGGACCCTTGGCTTCGAGGGATCGCAGCATTTATTCATGCATCTGCCGCCCGGACAGCATCCAAATTATCCGGACGGCGTCACGGATGACACACATTTCAGCACTGAAGGGGCCAAACGGATTGCTGAGCTTGTAGCCGTGGCTATCAGAGAGTGTTCAGCCTTATCAGGGTTGCATCCGTCTCTACATTTGAATGCGGATACATAG